Genomic segment of Desulfobacteraceae bacterium:
GCCGACGTCAAGCAGGCGCTGGCCGAAATCTCTTTGCTGGATGTGGTCAGCGACCGCCCCGTCGTGATCCGCATCGAGGATGACAACGACACGGACTGACCCGATTCCTACCGGAAGGATGATCTGTCAACCGCGGGCCCTTGCGGCGGCCCCCAACAGAAAAAGAGGCCAACCCCCCATGCACATCGTCTGCTCCGACCTGGAAGGGGTTTTTGTCCCCGAAATCTGGATCAACGTGGCCCTCAAAACCGGCATCGAGGAGCTCAAACTGACCACCCGGGACATTTCCGACTACGACGTCCTGATGCGCCGGCGGCTCGCCATCCTGGCGGCCCACGGGCTCAAGCTCCAGGACATCACGGCGGTCATCGCCAGCATGGACCCCCTGGAGGGCGCGCTGGAGTTCCTGGACTGGCTGCGGCCCCTGACCCCGATCATCGTGGTCTCCGACACCTTTACCCAGTTTGCCGGGCCGCTGATGCAAAAGCTCGGCTGGCCGACCCTTTTCTGCCACAGCCTGGAAGTCGCCCCCGACGGCGCCATCACCGGCTACCGCCTGCGCCAGCCCGACAGCAAGCGCCGGGCGGCGCAATCCCTGCGGCAGCTCAACTTCAAGATCATCGGCATGGGCGACTCTTACAACGACATCAACCTGCTCAAGGAGTCAGACACCGGCATCCTCTTCCGGCCGCCTGAAAACGTCGTCCGCGAGTTCCCGCAATTTCCCGTCACCCGC
This window contains:
- the thrH gene encoding bifunctional phosphoserine phosphatase/homoserine phosphotransferase ThrH; this encodes MHIVCSDLEGVFVPEIWINVALKTGIEELKLTTRDISDYDVLMRRRLAILAAHGLKLQDITAVIASMDPLEGALEFLDWLRPLTPIIVVSDTFTQFAGPLMQKLGWPTLFCHSLEVAPDGAITGYRLRQPDSKRRAAQSLRQLNFKIIGMGDSYNDINLLKESDTGILFRPPENVVREFPQFPVTRDYEELKPLIRTALAQD